CGGAATCAGGGTGGGCAGCCCGATGCCGAGGTTGACGTAGTCACCGTCGCGTAGTTCGGCCGCGGCGCGGGCCGCCATGTCGTCACGGGTCCAGCTCATCGGGTTACCTCCTCGGTGACCGGCCGTGGCCGGGTGGTGCGTTTCTCGATGTCCTTGTGCGCGGCCTGTTCCGGGGTGAGCGCCACCACCCGCTGGACGAAGATGCCGGGCAGGTGGATGTCATCGGGATGCAGCTCGCCGACCTCGACGACCTGCTCGGCCTCGGCCACCGTGATGCGGCCCGCCATCGCCGCGGGCGGGTTGAAGTTGCGTGCGGCTGCGTGGAACCGGCAGTTTCCGGCCTTGTCGACGACCGCTGCCCGCACGAGCGCGTAGTCGGTGACGATCGACTCCTCGAGCACCATGTCGGTGCCGTTGAAGTTCCTGACCTCTTTGGCCGGCGACGCCAGCGCGACGGTGCCGTCGGGGTGGTAGCGCCACGGCAGTCCGCCCTCGGCGACCAGGGTCCCGACCCCGGTCGGGGTGAAGAAGGCGCCGATCCCACTGCCGCCGGCCCGCATTCGCTCGGCCAACGTCCCCTGTGGGGTGAGTTCGACGGTGAGTTCACCGGACAGGTACTGACGCGCGAACTCCTTGTTCTCCCCGACGTAGGACGCGATGACGCGGCTGATGCGTCCGGCCTCCAGCAACAGGCCGAGACCGGCGCCGTCGACCCCGCAATTGTTCGACACGATCGTGAGATCGTCGGCACCCTGCTCCAGCAGTGCCTCGATGAGAAACCATGGGATGCCTGCCAATCCGAATCCGCCGACGGCGATACTGGCGCCGCGGGAAACATCGGCGACGGCTTCGGCCGCCGAGCCGACGACCTTGTCGATGGTCATGTCTACTCCGTTCCGAGATGTTCGAGGAGAGTGGAGGTGATGGTGGTGGACTGCTCGACGTTGGCCAGGTGCGCGGCCTGTGCGACCTCCACCGAGCGGGCGCCACGCACACCCGCGGCGATCTCCGCGAGCCGGGCCGGTGGCGTTGCCGGATCGTCGGTTCCGGCGATCGCCAGTGTCGGTGCGGTGATCCGGGCCAGGTCGGCGCGCAGGTCCAGCGTCGCGATGGCCTCGCAACATCCGGCGTACCCTTCGGCCGGGGTGGTGGCGACCATATGTTCGTAGGTGGCCGTCCGGTCCGGGTGTGCGGCGAAGAAGTCGGATGTGAACCAGCGCGCCACAACGGCTTCGGCGACGGCCGCGGTCCCGTGTGCACGCACCGTGGTCGCGCGCTCCGTCCAGCTGGCGTTCGGCGGCAGATGCGTTGCCGTGCACAGCAACGCGAGCCGGTCGACGCGTTCGGGGTGGCGTGCTGCCACCCGCATGGCGGTCATCCCGCCCAGTGACAGGCCGATCAGGTGGGCACGCTCGATGCCGAGGGTGTCCAGCAGCGCGACGACGTCGTCGGCGAGATCGTCGATGGTGTACGGGCCGTCGGGCACCGGTGACTGCCCGTGGCCGCGGGTGTCGTAGCGCACGACGCGATACCGCTCCTCGAACGCGGCCAGTTGCGGATCCCACATGCGGTGCGTCGATCCCAGCGAATTGGCGAACAGCACTGCCGGACCGTCAGGCCGGCCGGTGACGACATGGTGGACCGCGACGGCGTTCATCGGACTGCTCATCGGACCGCCTCGAACACCGCGGCCAGACCCTGGCCTCCGCCGATGCACATGGTCTCGAGCACGTAGCGGGCATCGCGGCGGACCGCCTCGTGCGCCGCGGTCGCGAGGATGCGTGCGCCGGTCGCACCGATCGGGTGGCCCAGCGAGATTCCGGATCCGTTGGGGTTCAACCGGTCGTCGAGCGGGTCGACCTTCCATTCGGCGAGCACCGCGAGCACCTGCGCGGCGAACGCCTCGTTGAGTTCGATGAGGTCCACCTCGTCGAGGGTGATCCCGGCGCGCTGCAGTGCCGCGTCGGTCGCGGTGACCGGCCCGATGCCCATCCGTTCAGGGGCGCAGCCGGTGACCGCCCACGATTTGAGCGCCAACATCGGTGCGAGACCGCGCTTCTCGGCTTCACCGCGAGTGGTCACGATGCACATGGCGGCGCCGTCGTTCTGCCCGGAGGCGTTGCCCGCGGTGACGGTGGCCGCGTTGTCGACCTTGCCGCGGACCGGGCGCAGCGCGGCCAGTGTCTCGATCTCGATGTCGGCGCGGGGATGCTCGTCGCGGTCGACGACGGTGTCGGGCCTGCCGCGCTTGCCGGGGACGGTGACCGGTACGAGCTCGTCGGCGAAGCGGCCGGCGTCGTGTGCGGCAACGGCACGGTGGTGTGAACGCAGAGCGAGTTCGTCCTGTTCGGCGCGGCCGATGCCGTACTCGCGGCGCAGATTCTCGGCGGTCTCGATCATGCCGCCTGCAATGGGATGGCTTGTGCCACCGGCGGTTTCCCGGGCACGATCCAGCCGGTCCTGGAGCGCGACACCGCCCTGGCGCACTCCGGTACGCAGGCCGAGGGCGTAGTGCTCGACGTTCGACATCGACTCGGCACCGCCTGCCACGACCACCCTGGCCGCGCCGGTGGCGACCTGGCCTGCCGCGTACAGCACAGCCTGCAACCCGGAGCCGCAGCGCCGGTCGAGTTGCAGGCCGGGGACACCCGTGCCCAGGCCCGCGTCGAGTGCGGCGATCCGTCCGATCGCGGGCGCCTCGCCGCTGGGATAGCCGTGACCCAGGACGACGTCGTCGACGTCCCCCTCGCCGAGTCCGGTCCGAGTGACCAACTCGCGCAGCGTCGACGTCGCGAGGTCGGCGGCCGTCAGCGCCGCTAACGCGCCACCCATCCGGCCGACCGGCGTGCGGAGGGGGCTGCAGATGACCACTTGGGACGCGTCGGATGTCATGCTTCGACGGTAAAGAGCTGCGGAGATATTGTGAAATACTCAGTTGATAGTTATTGATATCTGTGGGGTCTTTATGGAGCTGCGGCACCTGCGATACTTCCGCGTGGTCGGTGAGGAATTGCACTTCGGCCGCGCCGCGGAACGGCTGCACATCGCCCAGCCACCGTTGTCCCAGCAGATCCGTCAGCTTGAACGCGAGCTCGGATGCGCCCTGCTGACCCGTACCACCCGCAGTGTCGAACTCACCGCGGCCGGGCACGCCTACTTGCGGCGCGCCGTCGAGATCCTCGACGCCGTCGACTCGGCGAACATCGAGGCGCAACGGATCGCCGCTGGTGTCCAGGGCCGGATCACGATCGGATGCGTCGGATCGGCCACCTACTCACTGCTGCCCCGACTCGTGCGGGCGCTCGGCGAATCGCTGCCAGCCGTCGAGGTGACCGTGCGCGGTGAGATGCTCGCGCCCGCACAGATCGAGGCGCTGCTGTCCGGCGGTATCGAGCTGGGCCTGTTGCGGCCCCCGGTTCACCACGACGCGGTGCTCACACACATCGTCCGCCGCGACGGCCTGGTGGTGGCGCTGCCCGCCGACCATGCCCTGGCCTCCCGCGCCGGCGTCACGGTGGCCGACCTGCGCGACGAGGATTTCGTGGTCCACACCGGGCACGGGCGGTCCGTGATGAGCAATCTCGTGGCCTCGGTGTGCGCCGACGCGGGGTTTCTGCCACGCATCCGGCAGGAGGTCTCGGAGACCTCGACTCTGGTGACCCTGGTGGCCGCGGGGCTGGGAGTGGCGATCGTGCCTGATCCGACGACGGCACTCGACATCGCGGGGGTGCGCTACGTTCCACTGGAGCCCGCGGGCCTGGGCGTGGACCTGCTCGCCGCGCATATGGGCGAGTCGCCGCTCATCACCAACGTGCTCGATGTGTTGCGGACCGTCGTCACCGGCGGGGCGGACTCGCCCTCGTCGGCGCGCCCCGACACCTAGGGTGGTTCCCATGGCACAGGCACCGTTGTCCGGCAAGACGATGTTCATCTCCGGCGCGAGCCGCGGTATCGGGCTGGCGATCGCCAAGCGGGCCGCCGCCGACGGCGCCAACATCGCCCTGATCGCCAAGACCGCCGAACCGCATCCCAAGCTCGAGGGCACCATCTACACCGCAGCCGAGGAGATCGAGGACGCCGGCGGGCAGGCCCTTCCGATCGTCGGCGACGTGCGCGACGGGGACTCGGTGGCCGCCGCGGTGACCAAGGCCGTCGAACAGTTCGGTGGCATCGACATCTGCGTCAACAACGCCTCGGCGATCAACCTCGGCTCGATCGAGGACGTGCCGCTCAAGCGGTTCGATCTGATGAACGGGATCCAGATCCGCGGCACCTACGCCGTGTCTCAGGCCTGCATCCCGCACATGAAAGGCCGTGAGAATCCGCACATCCTGACACTGTCCCCGCCGATCCGGCTGGAGTCCGAGTGGCTCAAGCCGACCGCGTACATGATGGCGAAGTTCGGGATGACCTTGTGCGCCTTGGGCATCGCCGAAGAGATGCGTGAGCACGGCATCGCGTCCAACACGCTGTGGCCACGCACCCTGGTCGCCACCGCCGCGGTGCAGAACCTGCTCGGCGGCGACGAGGCCATGGCACGCGCGCGCAAACCTCAGGTGTATGCCGACGCGGCCTACGCGATCTTCACCAAACCGGCCCGCGCGTTCACGGGCAACACATTGCTGTGCGAGGACGTGCTGCTGGATTCCGGTGTCACCGACCTGTCGGTGTACGACTGCGTGCCCGGCGGCGAACTCGGCGTCGATCTGTGGGTCGACAGCCCCAACCCACCCGGCTACACCGCCCCGTAACCCTCTGGGAGTCGGCGTATTCGGCCATACTTGAGCTTGTGCCTGCTCCCAAGCCCACGAACTGGGCGAACGGCCGCTACGTTGCCGTCGCCGAACGCATCGCCGCCGTCGCCGAAGAGGTCGTCATGGCGGTCGACCACCGCACACCACTGGCCGAGGCCGAGGTCGTCGACCTCGCCTGCGGTACCGGAAGCGCGGCACTGTCGGCCGTGGCCGCGGGCGCCAATGTGACCGGTGTGGACATCACGCCCGAACTTCTCGAGATCGCGAAGACCCGACCGGGGGGCGAACAGGTCACATGGGTCGCCGCCGATGCCGCGCACACGGGCCTGCCCGACGGCGGGTTCGATGCCGCGGTGTCCAACATGGGCATCATCTTCGTCGAGCCGACGAGCCTGGTGGCCGAGGTCGCCCGGTTGCTGCGTCCGGGTGCCGTCTTCGGCTTCTCTTCCTGGGTGCGCGACGACACCGAGAACCCGTTCTTCACGCCCATCGTGGCTGTCCTCGGCCCGCCACCGCCGACCGACTACACCCATGACCAATGGGGTGATCGCGACACCGTGGCGCAGCGCCTGGCCGCCGACTTCGATGACCTCGTCGTCGAAACGTCCTCACTCACCTGGAATTTCGCCTCGCTGGGCGCGGCGTTGGCGTTCCTGGAGAACGAATCACCGGCGCACGTCAACCTGTTCCAGAGTCTCGACGGGCCGGATCGGGACCGCCTGCGCGCCGCCTTCGAGGCAGCGCTGAGCAGGCACGTCGACGGCACCGGCGCCGTGTCGTTCAGCAGCCCGTACCTGGTGACGACGGCCGTGCGCCGCTGAGCACGGATCACTCGGCCTGATACAGGATTCCGCGGGCGATCGCCTCGCGGATCTCGGGCAGCGCAGCGTCGGCCAGCGCATCGGCGTCGACACCGTGGTGCGCGGCCAGCAGCTCGATCAGCATGCCGAGGGGCACCTCACCGCGACACCCCGCGAACAGCGACCGCATGACGTCGTCGACACCGATCACGGCGCCGGGCCCGCCAGGGCGACGGACCGCGGCGCCGACCTGCTGCCATCCGTTCGGCCCGGGCAGGAACTGCTCCTCGAGGAAGACCGGTGCGGTCGACAACCGTGCGGTCAGCAGTTGTTCGTCGGAGCTCTCGCGCAGATACGCCCGCCGCGCGAAGAACGCCTCGACCTCCGAGCCCGTGACGAGTTCGTCCGCGCCGGTGATCTCTTCGAAGATCTGCTCGGGCGGCTCGCCCCCGCGCGGCGCGCGCAGCAGGATCAGGCCCATGCCGACGCCTACGATGTCCTGTTCGGTGAACCAGTCCAACCACTGCCCGCCACGTTGCGCGGCCTGCTGCGGCGTCTCACCGGCGTCGGCGAGCCACAGCGAGATGTAGCTGATCGGGTCCGCCAGTTCGCGCTGCACCACCCAGGCATGCAGACCGGTGCCTGCCAGCCAACCCGAGACCCGGTCTCGCCAGTCGGCGTCACGCATGACGATCCAGTTGGCCATGATGTGGGCCGTGCCGCCGGGGTTCAGGTGATCGCCGACCTGCTCGATCAGGCTCTGGGACACCGCATCTCCGGCCATGCCGGAATCACGGTAGATGTAGTCGCGTGCGCCCGAGCCGACCACGAACGGCGGGTTGGAGACGATCAGGTCGAACCGCTCCCCTGCCACGGGCTCGAACAGGCTGCCCTGCCGCAGATCCCACGACATCCCGTTGAGTCGGGCCGTCGCTGCGGCCAGCGTCAGTGCCCGCGCATTGGTGTCCGTCGCGACGATGTGATCCGAGTGCGCGTCGAGGTGCAGTGCCTGGATTCCGCATCCGGTGCCCAGATCGAGCACACGACCGGCCGGGGTCCGCATGACGGCGCGCGCCAGCGACACCGACGCGCCGCCGATGCCGAGAACATGGTCGTGGCGCAGCGGCCCCCTGCGCAGCACCGCATCCTGATCGGAGACGACGAAGAAGTCGCGGGCCCCGTCGCTGTGCGGGCGGATGTCGAGCACCGCGCGCACCGCATCGTCTCCGGCCGCCTCGAGCACGCCGTTGGCCACGAGGGCCGCCACCCCGGCCGACGGCAGTGCGACCTCGACAGCAGCCCGCGATTCCTCGCTGCCGAGCAGGAACAGCCGCACCAGGACCGCGAGGCGCTGCCGGTCGGCCGCCGCGTTACGTGTGGCGTGCAGGGCGGGCCACCAGACACCGCGCAGCAGCGCGGCATCGGCCGGTTCCCCGAGCAACTCGGCGACACCGTCGACGGTGTAGCCGGCCGACCTGAAATCGGCGCCGATCGCATCGATGACGGCGCCGTCGATCTGGCCGGTCAAAAAAGTTCGGCCTGTTCGGATTCGGGCTCGGCGGGCTCGATGAGCTCCGGGCCGTTGTTGCGGATGCTGTTGACCAGCCGCGACACCTGCCGGATGGCGATGCGGTCGAGGTCGCCGTGGCCGCGCAGCAGCCCCTCGTCGATCGGGGAGTCCGGGTCGAGCCACCGATCCCAGTCCGTTTCGCTGATGGTCAGCGGCATGCGGTCGTGGATCTCGGCGAGCGGCCCGGCGGCGTCGGTGGTGATGATCGTGCAGCTCAGCAGCGGCGGCTGGTCCTTGGGCGCACCTTGGGGCCGCCAGGTGGTCCACAACCCCGCCATGAACAACGGTTCCCCGTCGGCGCCGTACATGTAGAACGGCGTCTTGCCGGGCTTCTTGCCGGATTTGCCGTCCGCGACCGGGTTCGGCCGCCACTCGTACCAGCCGTCCATCGGGATCAGGCAGCGCTTGCTCTTGGCCGAGCTGCGGAACGCCGGCGACGTGGTCACCTTGTCGGCGCGGGCGTTGATCAGCAGCGGCCCCTTGTTGTCGGGGCTGCCGTCCTCGGTGGTCTTGACCCACGGCGGGATCAGACCCCACCGCATCGACCGCAACCGTCGCGTGGACTCGTCCTCGGGTTCGGTGTGACGTTTGACCACGCTGGTGATCGTGGTCGTGGGCGCGACGTTGTAGTTCGGGCCCGCCACATCCTTGTCCCCTGAGCTCCCGGCAGCCGCTGTCGCCGCCGTAGTCTCGTCGATGGCCTCGATCTTCTGCGCCAGCAGCGCCGGATCGGTGGTGACCGCAAAACGTCCACACATGTTTCCCATGGTTGCAGAGTCGGCCGACCGGGGGCGATGAGGCAGGATGTAGCCGTGAGTGAACGTGCGGGTGAGGAGCAGAAACCACACTGGGCAGCCCCGTCGACGACGGTCCCCGTCGACGCGACGGTGATTGTCCCCGGATCGAAATCGCTGACCAACCGAGCGCTGATCCTCGCGGCCCTGGCCACTCCGCAGGGCGTCTCCACCATCAGCGGCGCGCTTCGCAGCCGTGACACCGACCTCATGATCGAGGCGATCCGCACGCTGGGTGTCACGGTCGACGTCGCCGGGGGCGACCCCACCGAACTGACCGTCCGAGGCGGTATCGCGCCGGCCCCCGGCGCGCGCGTGGACTGCGGGCTGGCCGGAACCGTGCTGCGCTTCGTTCCGCCCGTCGCCGCCCTGAGCCGCGCGTCGGTCATGTTCGACGGCGACGAACAGGCCAGGTCACGGCCCATCGCGCCACTGCTCGACGGCTTGCGCCGTCTGGGCGTGGACCTGGAGGGCGATGGGTTGCCGTTCACGGTGCGCGGCACCGGCGCGGTGGGTGGCGGCACCGTGGAGATCGACGCCTCCGGCTCGTCGCAGTTCGTCTCGGGTCTGCTGCTGGCCGGGGCGGGTTTCGACAACGGGCTGACGATCGTGCACACCGGCACGTCGGTGCCTTCGGCCCCGCACGTGGCGATGACGGTCGCGATGCTGCGTGACGCGGGCGTCGAGGTCGATGATTCGATGCCCAACCGCTGGCACGTCTCACCGGGTCCGGTCGCCGCGCGCTCGTGGAGCATCGAGCCCGATCTGTCCAATGCGACCCCGTTCCTGGCCGCCGCGCTGGTCACCGGCGGCACGATCCGGATCGCGGGATGGCCGGCTGTCAGCATCCAGCCCGCCGACACCATCCTGGAATTGCTCGCCACCGTCGGCGGTGCGGTGCGCGACGTCGACGGGCACCTCGAGGTCACCGGGTCACAGGAGTACGGCGGGTTCGAGGCCGATCTTCACGACGTGGGTGAACTCGCGCCGACCGTCGCCGCACTGGCGGCCCTGGCCAAGGAGGGCTCCACGTCGCAGTTGCGTGGTATCGCGCATCTGCGCGGGCACGAGACCGACAGACTGGCCGCGCTGACCGCGGAGATCAACGGCCTGGGCGGGGATTGCCGTGAGACCGACGACGGACTGCTCATCACGGCCCGGCCGCTGCACGGCGGCACGTGGCGGTCCTACGCCGACCATCGAATGGCCACCGCCGGCGCCATCATCGGCCTGCGCGTGCCCGGCGTCGAGGTGGAGAACATCGAGACCACGGCCAAGACCCTGCCCGACTTCCCGCTGATGTGGGTCGACATGCTGTCGGGCGACGCAGGGGGGAACCGGCAGCGTTGAGTGCGCGGCGGTCTTTGAATTACGACGAGTCCGACGTCCGGATCCGGCCCGGTCGGGGCAGTCGCCCGCGCACCAAGAACCGGCCGGAGCACGCCGACGCACGATCCGCCATGATCGTCACGGTCGACCGTGGCCGCTGGGGATGCGCACTGGACCGCGATCCCGATCGTCTGGTGACCGCCATGCGTGCCCGCGAACTCGGCCGCACACCGATCGTGGTCGGTGACGACGTCGACGTGGTCGGCGACCTGTCGGGGCGCCCGGACACCCTGGCCCGCATCGTGCGCCGTGGTGAGCGTCGAACGGTGTTGCGCCGCACCGCGGATGACACCGATCCGACCGAGCGGGTGGTGGTGGCCAATGCCGACCAGTTGCTCATCGTCGTGGCGCTGGCGGATCCCCCGCCGCGGACCGGATTCGTCGAACGCGCGTTGATCGCCGCGTATGCCGGCGGTCTCAAACCTGTTCTGTGCCTGACCAAATCGGATCTGGCGCCACCGGAGCCGTTCGCGGCGCAGTTCGTCGACCTCGACCTCACCATCGTCACCGCAGGCCGTGACGATCCGCTGGAAGTGATCGAGCCGGTGCTGGCCGGACAGGTCACGGTGTTCCTGGGGCATTCCGGGGTGGGCAAGTCCACGCTCGTGAATCGCCTGATCCCCGAGGCCGATCGGGCCACCGGTGAAGTGTCGGGGGTCGGCAAGGGCAAGCACACCTCGACGCAGTCGGTGGCGCTGCCGCTCGATCACGACGGTTGGGTGATCGACACCCCGGGCATCCGGTCATTCGGCCTGGCACACATCGAACCCGATGACGTCATCCTGGCGTTCTCCGATCTGGCGGACACCATCGAGGACTGTCCACGGGGATGCGGGCACATGGGTCCACCCGCCGACCCCGAGTGCGCGCTCGACACGCTCTCGGGACCGGCCGCCGATCGCGCCGCGGCCGCGCGCCGACTCCTGGCGGTGCTGAAAGACACCCGCAAGGCGCTCAACTCCTGACGTGCCCCGAGGGTTTTTGAGAACCGCCTGTGTATCAGGGCCGAACCCTTGCTGGTTAGTACATCTAAGCCCTCGACGCCATGACCGCGCGCCGGCGCGAACACGGATTCGAGCTGGATCTCGGCGATCTCGGTCATCCCGGACCACGCAACGACGTCGACGACTACCTCGCAACCCGCGGCTGGACCACCACCCGGACACCGTTGGGCGCACTGCTCGGCGAGGCCGGATTCGAGCTGGCACGCCCGGTCGACGGGCGGAATTCGTTGAGCGACAACTACTACAGCACCGCGATCAAGCGCTGACGTCGGCGGTTGTCCCTGGATTCGACCTTCAGCTCTTGGCTTTGGCCTTCGACTGATCGGCCTGGGCCTGCTGCTTCTGCTGCGCCGCTTCTTCTTTCGCCTTGAGGAGCGCGGCACGGCCCTCGGGGCTGGCGGCTGAATTGCCAGGGGTTTTCGCCGTGGCGACGGCGGCACTGCAGTTGAGGTTGAGCAACACGGTGTCGGTGACCGGCTGGAAGTCGTCGCCTTTGAGCCACGGCGCCTGCTCGGAACTGGTCACTACGCAGTCGTCATCGTTGAGGGAATCGCCTGAGCGCGTGGCGATCACCCCCTTCATACCGGCATCGGCGAGCGCCGACTCCGCGTCCGCGTACGTCTGGCCCGCGTAGTCGTCGGCGGAGGCGACGCCGGTGGCCAGCATTCCCACGGGTATCGCCGCGGCCGCGCTCAGGAGCGTCACGCCCAGGAGCTTCCTCATCATGTCCTCCAACGATCGATGTCAGAGCCACAGATTACGAACGGCGACTGCCAGTGCCCTGGGAAAACGTCGCGGGTTTTCTTGGAACCGGCCGACCCGGAAAACATTCCCGACAGGAGGTAGGACAGCAAAGACCGAGGGCGCATCCGACATGGTCGGTTGCGCCCTCGGCCGGTGGTGCAGGATTACGCGGCTGCGCGCCTCGAGCGACGCCAGCCCCGAACGGTCTCGATCGCGGTCTTCAGACCACGACGACGCCCCGTCGCGGGATCGGTGACACCGAACCCGTCGAGGTCTTCGAACATCCGCTCGCTGCGCGTCTCGGGCGCATTGTCGGCGGTGTCCTTCAGAAACTTGTCCGGCAGAGACAGTTTCGCGATCGTGCGCCACGTCTTGCCGTACTGCACCAGGAACGAACCGGTGGTGTAGGGCAGGTCGTACTTGTCGCAAAGCGCGCGCACACGGATCGAGATCTCGTGCAACCGGTTGCTCGGCAGATCCGGGTACAGATGGTGCTCGATCTGGTGGCACAGGTTGCCGCTCATGAAGCGCAGCAGCCAGCCGCCCTCGAAGTTCGCGCTGCCGAGCATCTGCCGCAGGTACCACTGGCCACGGCTCTCGCCCACCATGTCCGTCTTGGTGAATTTCTCTGCGCCATCAGGAAAATGGCCACAGAAGATCACTGCGTTGGACCAGATGTTGCGGATGATGTTGGCGACCGCGTTGGCCTTGACGGTCGATTTGTACGTCGCACCGGGCGACAGCGAGGTGATCGCAGGCCAGGCCACGTAGTCCTTGAACACCTGCTGCCCGGCCTTCGCGCCGAACTCGCGCAACCGAACCAGTGTGGCGTTGCGGTCGTCGCGACCCTTGAAGATCTTGCCGACCTCCAGGTGCTGCAGGCCCACGCCCCACTCGAAGAAGGCGCACAGCATGGTGTTGTACACCAGGTTCAGCAGGTTGTGCGGCTTCCACTTCTGGTCGCGCGTGACCCTCAGAAGCCCGTAGCCCACGTCGTCATCCATGCCGAGGATGTTCGTGTACTTGTGATGCATGAAGTTGTGCGTGAAGCGCCAGTGCTTGGACGCGCCACTCATGTCCCACTCCCACGACGAGGAGTGGATCTCGGGATCGTTCATCCAATCCCACTGGCCGTGCATGACGTTGTGGCCGATCTCCATGTTCTCGATGATCTTGGCCACGCCCAGGGTCACCGTGCCGGCCCACCACGCCGAGCGGCGTTTACTCGCGGTCAGCATCAGTCGACCCGCCAGGTCCAGTGTCCGCTGGGCGGCGATCGTACGGCGGATGTAACGCGCGTCGCGTTCACCGCGGGAATCCTCAATGTCCTGACGGATCGCATCGAGCTCGAGACCCAGGTTTTCGATATCGGCCTCGGTCAGATGCGCGAACGCCGGGACGTCGGTAACAGCCATTGGCAACCCTCCTTTCGCGTACCTACGCTACCGTAACCTACGCGGTCGTAGGTTACCAGGCAGTAAACCCTAAACATCGAGCACACAATCGCCCGACGCTGCGGAAACACAGGTCTGAATCCGGGTTCCCGCGTCGTGTTCTTCACCGGTCCTCAGGTCACGGACGTGTCCGTCGACCAGGCCGACCACGCACGACTGGCAGATGCCCATACGGCAACCGAACGGCATCCGGATGCCCACGTCCTCGCCGGCTTCCATCAACGATTTCGCGGCGTCGGCGTGCACGCTCTTGCCGCTACGCTCGAACGTCACATTGCCGCCCGTGCCATGCGGCGCGGCGCGCTTGACCGCGAACCGCTCCAGGTGCAGGCGCTCACCCACACCGGCCGCTGTCCACACGCGCTCGGCATCAGCCAGCATGCCCTCGGGGCCGCACGCCCAAACCTGGCGCTCACGCCAATCGGAAACCTCGTCGGCGATGCGGTCGAGATCGAGCCTGCCCTCGGTGCGCGTGCTGCGGATGCGCAGGCGGTAACCCGGGTGCGAGCCCTGCAGGGCCGCCAGCTCCGAACGGAACATCACATCGGATTCGGTTGGCGCGGAATGCAAGTGGACAATGTCGGTAATCTGATCACGTCGGACCAGCGTGCGCAGCATCGACATCACCGGGGTGATCCCGGAGCCGGCGGTGAGGAACAGGACCTGCGCGGGCGCCGGATCGGGCATCACGAAGTTGCCCTGCGGCGCCGCCAGCCGTACGACGGTTCCCGGTTCCAGCCCGCCGACCAGGTGCGTCGACAGGAAGCCCTCGGGCATCGCCTTGACCGTGATCGTGATGGTCCGCGCCTTGCCCTTCGGATGCGCCGTCACCGGACTCGAGGTCAGGGAGTACGAGCGCCACCGCCACCGCCCGTCGAGGAAGACACCGATGCCGATGTACTGCCCGGGCTGATAGTCGAACGAGAAGCCCCAACCGGGCTTGATCACCAATGTCGCCGAGTCTTCGGTTTCCCGACGCACCTCCAGGACGCGCCCCCGAAGCTCCCGCGCCGACCACAACGGGTTGGCGAGTTGCAGGTAGTCATCGGGAAGCAGCGGGGTGGTGATCCGCGCTGCGAGCCTGCGCAGCGCGTGCCAGCCGGGCCGCGCGTCGGCGCCTGCCACGGTGGGACGAACCGTATCGGCGACA
This genomic window from Mycolicibacterium goodii contains:
- a CDS encoding CoA transferase subunit A; the protein is MTIDKVVGSAAEAVADVSRGASIAVGGFGLAGIPWFLIEALLEQGADDLTIVSNNCGVDGAGLGLLLEAGRISRVIASYVGENKEFARQYLSGELTVELTPQGTLAERMRAGGSGIGAFFTPTGVGTLVAEGGLPWRYHPDGTVALASPAKEVRNFNGTDMVLEESIVTDYALVRAAVVDKAGNCRFHAAARNFNPPAAMAGRITVAEAEQVVEVGELHPDDIHLPGIFVQRVVALTPEQAAHKDIEKRTTRPRPVTEEVTR
- the pcaD gene encoding 3-oxoadipate enol-lactonase — translated: MNAVAVHHVVTGRPDGPAVLFANSLGSTHRMWDPQLAAFEERYRVVRYDTRGHGQSPVPDGPYTIDDLADDVVALLDTLGIERAHLIGLSLGGMTAMRVAARHPERVDRLALLCTATHLPPNASWTERATTVRAHGTAAVAEAVVARWFTSDFFAAHPDRTATYEHMVATTPAEGYAGCCEAIATLDLRADLARITAPTLAIAGTDDPATPPARLAEIAAGVRGARSVEVAQAAHLANVEQSTTITSTLLEHLGTE
- a CDS encoding acetyl-CoA C-acetyltransferase, yielding MTSDASQVVICSPLRTPVGRMGGALAALTAADLATSTLRELVTRTGLGEGDVDDVVLGHGYPSGEAPAIGRIAALDAGLGTGVPGLQLDRRCGSGLQAVLYAAGQVATGAARVVVAGGAESMSNVEHYALGLRTGVRQGGVALQDRLDRARETAGGTSHPIAGGMIETAENLRREYGIGRAEQDELALRSHHRAVAAHDAGRFADELVPVTVPGKRGRPDTVVDRDEHPRADIEIETLAALRPVRGKVDNAATVTAGNASGQNDGAAMCIVTTRGEAEKRGLAPMLALKSWAVTGCAPERMGIGPVTATDAALQRAGITLDEVDLIELNEAFAAQVLAVLAEWKVDPLDDRLNPNGSGISLGHPIGATGARILATAAHEAVRRDARYVLETMCIGGGQGLAAVFEAVR
- a CDS encoding LysR substrate-binding domain-containing protein, with the translated sequence MELRHLRYFRVVGEELHFGRAAERLHIAQPPLSQQIRQLERELGCALLTRTTRSVELTAAGHAYLRRAVEILDAVDSANIEAQRIAAGVQGRITIGCVGSATYSLLPRLVRALGESLPAVEVTVRGEMLAPAQIEALLSGGIELGLLRPPVHHDAVLTHIVRRDGLVVALPADHALASRAGVTVADLRDEDFVVHTGHGRSVMSNLVASVCADAGFLPRIRQEVSETSTLVTLVAAGLGVAIVPDPTTALDIAGVRYVPLEPAGLGVDLLAAHMGESPLITNVLDVLRTVVTGGADSPSSARPDT
- a CDS encoding SDR family oxidoreductase, whose translation is MAQAPLSGKTMFISGASRGIGLAIAKRAAADGANIALIAKTAEPHPKLEGTIYTAAEEIEDAGGQALPIVGDVRDGDSVAAAVTKAVEQFGGIDICVNNASAINLGSIEDVPLKRFDLMNGIQIRGTYAVSQACIPHMKGRENPHILTLSPPIRLESEWLKPTAYMMAKFGMTLCALGIAEEMREHGIASNTLWPRTLVATAAVQNLLGGDEAMARARKPQVYADAAYAIFTKPARAFTGNTLLCEDVLLDSGVTDLSVYDCVPGGELGVDLWVDSPNPPGYTAP
- a CDS encoding class I SAM-dependent methyltransferase is translated as MPAPKPTNWANGRYVAVAERIAAVAEEVVMAVDHRTPLAEAEVVDLACGTGSAALSAVAAGANVTGVDITPELLEIAKTRPGGEQVTWVAADAAHTGLPDGGFDAAVSNMGIIFVEPTSLVAEVARLLRPGAVFGFSSWVRDDTENPFFTPIVAVLGPPPPTDYTHDQWGDRDTVAQRLAADFDDLVVETSSLTWNFASLGAALAFLENESPAHVNLFQSLDGPDRDRLRAAFEAALSRHVDGTGAVSFSSPYLVTTAVRR